The following proteins are co-located in the Synchiropus splendidus isolate RoL2022-P1 chromosome 14, RoL_Sspl_1.0, whole genome shotgun sequence genome:
- the cbfb gene encoding core-binding factor subunit beta isoform X2, with protein MPRVVPDQRSKFENEEFFRKLSRECEIKYTGFRDRPHEERQARFQNACRDGRSEVAFVATGTNLSLQFFPANLHGEQRQVPTRDYVDFERETGKVHLKAPMILNGVCVIWRGWIDLQRLDGMGYLEYDEERAQHEDALAQAAFEEARRRTRDFEERDRSHREDLETAAGAPPWLKHGQR; from the exons ATGCCGAGGGTTGTCCCGGACCAGAGGAGCAAGTTCGAGAACGAGGAGTTCTTCCGCAAGTTGAGTCGCGAGTGCGAG ATCAAGTACACGGGCTTCAGAGACCGACCGCACGAGGAGAGGCAGGCTCGCTTCCAGAACGCCTGCCGGGACGGACGCTCAGAAGTG GCCTTCGTCGCTACAGGCACCAACCTCTCGCTGCAGTTCTTCCCGGCTAACCTGCACGGAGAGCAGAGACAGGTTCCCACCAGAGACTACGTGGACTTCGAGAGGGAGACGGGGAAG GTCCACCTGAAGGCTCCCATGATCCTCAACGGCGTGTGCGTCATCTGGAGAGGCTGGATCGACCTGCAGCGGCTGGACGGGATGGGCTACCTGGAGTACGACGAGGAGCGGGCGCAG cACGAGGACGCGCTGGCGCAGGCGGCGTTCGAGGAGGCTCGCCGCAGAACCAGAGACTTCGAGGAGCGGGACCGCTCACACCGAGAGGATCTGGAG ACGGCAGCAGGGGCCCCTCCCTGGCTCAAACATGGCCAACGCTGA
- the cbfb gene encoding core-binding factor subunit beta isoform X1, whose amino-acid sequence MPRVVPDQRSKFENEEFFRKLSRECEIKYTGFRDRPHEERQARFQNACRDGRSEVAFVATGTNLSLQFFPANLHGEQRQVPTRDYVDFERETGKVHLKAPMILNGVCVIWRGWIDLQRLDGMGYLEYDEERAQHEDALAQAAFEEARRRTRDFEERDRSHREDLESRRQQGPLPGSNMANADLEHQMMR is encoded by the exons ATGCCGAGGGTTGTCCCGGACCAGAGGAGCAAGTTCGAGAACGAGGAGTTCTTCCGCAAGTTGAGTCGCGAGTGCGAG ATCAAGTACACGGGCTTCAGAGACCGACCGCACGAGGAGAGGCAGGCTCGCTTCCAGAACGCCTGCCGGGACGGACGCTCAGAAGTG GCCTTCGTCGCTACAGGCACCAACCTCTCGCTGCAGTTCTTCCCGGCTAACCTGCACGGAGAGCAGAGACAGGTTCCCACCAGAGACTACGTGGACTTCGAGAGGGAGACGGGGAAG GTCCACCTGAAGGCTCCCATGATCCTCAACGGCGTGTGCGTCATCTGGAGAGGCTGGATCGACCTGCAGCGGCTGGACGGGATGGGCTACCTGGAGTACGACGAGGAGCGGGCGCAG cACGAGGACGCGCTGGCGCAGGCGGCGTTCGAGGAGGCTCGCCGCAGAACCAGAGACTTCGAGGAGCGGGACCGCTCACACCGAGAGGATCTGGAG tcCAGACGGCAGCAGGGGCCCCTCCCTGGCTCAAACATGGCCAACGCTGACCTGGAGCACCAGATGATGCGCTGA
- the cbfb gene encoding core-binding factor subunit beta isoform X3, giving the protein MPRVVPDQRSKFENEEFFRKLSRECEIKYTGFRDRPHEERQARFQNACRDGRSEVAFVATGTNLSLQFFPANLHGEQRQVPTRDYVDFERETGKVHLKAPMILNGVCVIWRGWIDLQRLDGMGYLEYDEERAQHEDALAQAAFEEARRRTRDFEERDRSHREDLEDSVGKIWD; this is encoded by the exons ATGCCGAGGGTTGTCCCGGACCAGAGGAGCAAGTTCGAGAACGAGGAGTTCTTCCGCAAGTTGAGTCGCGAGTGCGAG ATCAAGTACACGGGCTTCAGAGACCGACCGCACGAGGAGAGGCAGGCTCGCTTCCAGAACGCCTGCCGGGACGGACGCTCAGAAGTG GCCTTCGTCGCTACAGGCACCAACCTCTCGCTGCAGTTCTTCCCGGCTAACCTGCACGGAGAGCAGAGACAGGTTCCCACCAGAGACTACGTGGACTTCGAGAGGGAGACGGGGAAG GTCCACCTGAAGGCTCCCATGATCCTCAACGGCGTGTGCGTCATCTGGAGAGGCTGGATCGACCTGCAGCGGCTGGACGGGATGGGCTACCTGGAGTACGACGAGGAGCGGGCGCAG cACGAGGACGCGCTGGCGCAGGCGGCGTTCGAGGAGGCTCGCCGCAGAACCAGAGACTTCGAGGAGCGGGACCGCTCACACCGAGAGGATCTGGAG GACTCTGTTGGTAAAATCTGGGACTGA